A single window of Gammaproteobacteria bacterium DNA harbors:
- a CDS encoding ankyrin repeat domain-containing protein yields MGFKTFVRRFFKKADDVVTVTTAEAEYIEDEIDSEPAKVDDISTLCSACFYNKTEWFNQIIAELSTNHIDINGSICHEISPIVYASYYGNLDIARTLLEQGAEVNVQDTFHESKRTPLIFAAQKGYAELVALLIENGARLDDTEFRNYSALMVATEGGHVEIAQTLVAHGAKLDVKSSAGLTALMIAAKNNQPEIAQSLIDNNVALNEKSIPENTYNLVPEHTALHFAAENNAFEVAEHLLKGGADFTIEDKYGRKPIALAISAGHPEVIQCLLRYGETLDLANPELISDAFRCENLGLAKLLMDQVTDINFMVPPISEFGATDRTPFTIAVTEHDKELIDLVLSKGVIFDRDNHSCDRMLYRAAARGFDGAIRVLVEAGMDIRADAKAFFAAITSGHEETVKLLIDLGSDIHAVGEFNKASTLIEAVARGNKAMAEILLQAGANVDYKTPYGETALVVAFGEGDKEMVKYLLDNHAHNDICESEDELFFLLAAKEGDLEALESLLRKGVAVDVSTRGDQTALTLAVHNDHVDCVKFLLDNGANPIPASGFLSETMKSHSLEISDLLVANGADKPEFDMHDGALLLNAIRNDCPHIAEYLILNDANLDGVTVEGNAQIGEDYERHWPIIVAAEKGHADVVALLIQKGADVNVSNHYGDTALKYAAQNGHVRAARVLLENGADANKGNYIRYIPMMDAVAEGHAEVVMLLIEYGADVDYENPNDSSGPMKIAYDREHSEIVDILMLAGASHTRRY; encoded by the coding sequence GTGGGGTTCAAAACTTTTGTACGCCGTTTCTTTAAAAAAGCTGACGACGTTGTAACAGTGACTACAGCGGAGGCTGAATACATCGAAGATGAAATCGACAGCGAGCCCGCCAAAGTTGACGATATAAGTACACTGTGTAGCGCGTGTTTTTACAATAAAACCGAGTGGTTTAACCAGATTATCGCTGAGTTGAGCACAAACCATATTGATATCAACGGCAGCATCTGCCACGAGATATCGCCCATTGTTTACGCTTCATACTACGGGAATCTGGATATCGCCCGTACGCTGCTTGAGCAAGGGGCCGAAGTAAACGTGCAAGACACATTTCACGAATCGAAACGGACGCCTTTAATTTTCGCTGCGCAGAAAGGTTATGCTGAATTGGTGGCGCTGTTGATCGAGAACGGCGCGAGGCTAGATGACACGGAATTTAGAAACTACTCGGCATTGATGGTCGCAACGGAAGGCGGACACGTTGAAATCGCGCAAACGCTGGTCGCGCACGGTGCGAAATTGGATGTCAAAAGTAGCGCCGGATTAACGGCGCTTATGATTGCCGCCAAAAACAACCAACCCGAAATCGCACAATCACTGATCGACAATAACGTGGCGCTAAATGAAAAGAGTATTCCCGAAAATACTTACAACTTAGTACCTGAACATACGGCATTACATTTTGCCGCGGAAAACAATGCCTTTGAGGTTGCGGAACACCTACTTAAAGGAGGCGCAGATTTCACCATTGAAGATAAATACGGCAGAAAACCAATTGCCCTCGCCATAAGTGCCGGACACCCTGAAGTGATTCAATGCCTGTTGCGTTACGGCGAGACCCTGGATCTTGCGAATCCGGAGTTGATATCGGATGCGTTTCGTTGTGAAAATTTAGGGCTGGCTAAACTCTTGATGGACCAAGTCACTGATATCAATTTTATGGTGCCCCCAATTTCCGAATTTGGTGCGACCGATCGAACGCCTTTTACCATTGCTGTAACGGAGCATGATAAAGAACTGATTGATCTTGTTCTCTCGAAGGGCGTGATCTTTGATCGAGACAATCACTCGTGTGACAGAATGTTGTACAGAGCTGCAGCCCGAGGGTTTGATGGCGCAATAAGGGTGCTTGTCGAGGCCGGTATGGACATACGAGCCGACGCCAAAGCCTTCTTTGCTGCAATAACAAGTGGTCATGAAGAGACCGTAAAACTCCTCATCGATCTAGGATCAGATATACATGCGGTAGGTGAATTTAATAAGGCTTCGACATTGATTGAGGCGGTCGCCCGTGGCAATAAGGCAATGGCTGAAATTCTGCTTCAAGCCGGTGCCAATGTTGACTACAAAACTCCCTATGGCGAGACGGCACTTGTGGTTGCGTTTGGGGAAGGCGATAAGGAGATGGTTAAGTATCTGCTCGATAATCATGCGCATAACGACATTTGTGAATCCGAAGATGAGTTGTTCTTCTTGCTTGCGGCTAAAGAGGGCGATCTGGAAGCTCTCGAATCCTTGCTTCGAAAAGGCGTTGCTGTTGACGTAAGTACCCGAGGTGATCAAACAGCCCTGACCCTGGCCGTGCATAATGACCATGTGGACTGCGTTAAGTTCCTGTTGGATAACGGTGCGAACCCAATTCCCGCGTCAGGCTTTCTAAGCGAAACGATGAAAAGCCATAGCTTGGAAATTTCGGATTTATTGGTTGCAAACGGTGCTGACAAACCGGAGTTTGACATGCATGACGGGGCGCTACTCTTGAATGCGATTAGGAACGATTGCCCACACATCGCCGAGTATTTGATTTTGAACGACGCCAATCTGGATGGTGTGACAGTCGAGGGCAACGCTCAAATAGGAGAAGATTATGAGCGTCATTGGCCCATCATCGTGGCTGCAGAAAAAGGTCATGCAGACGTTGTCGCCTTACTTATTCAGAAAGGCGCGGATGTGAATGTCAGCAATCACTATGGCGACACAGCACTAAAGTACGCGGCTCAAAATGGCCATGTTCGGGCCGCTAGAGTGCTGTTGGAAAATGGCGCCGACGCGAACAAAGGTAACTACATCCGATACATTCCAATGATGGATGCGGTTGCAGAGGGTCATGCTGAAGTCGTTATGCTACTGATCGAATATGGCGCGGATGTTGATTACGAAAATCCAAACGATTCGTCAGGTCCTATGAAGATTGCCTATGACAGAGAACACTCGGAAATCGTCGATATTTTGATGCTGGCCGGTGCCTCTCACACGAGAAGATATTAA